In Antedon mediterranea chromosome 10, ecAntMedi1.1, whole genome shotgun sequence, one genomic interval encodes:
- the LOC140060995 gene encoding integrator complex subunit 7-like: MATVAARLTSFGEANYGEPEQDANSALMELDKGLRSTKVGEQCEAIVRFPRMFEKYPFPILINSAFLKLADVFRDGNNFLRLCVLKVTQQSEKQLDKILNTDEFLRRIFFVIHSNDPVARAITLRVLGGIAPIIAERKNVHHSIRSGLDSHDKVELEAAIFAANRFAEQSKVFAVGICNKLSEMIEGLATPVEMKLKLIEIFEHMHHDGASAFKVRHLCVSKLQSYPARDFVLVTLHTMSKLASMSLVDIPEQICLLLKYLHNDPRHTVKTIALQDLHMLANKAPHMWTTENVDSLCEFCSTTTYNGLIIGALTVLSALSKTVALNILDLAHNSRVVKLCGDFCYVPNVTIASHSIQIMTNIATKGLPQSQAKSVVQEVSMATESLIMICALQDGKDAINAIKIALTCVRSLCQAHSSLSPEFVENLCSLVGSSTGKVAVLLCQCLVTLAQFDPSLVCAYRNSLQELLNITAQSSMDETQQKLFISVAALLLLSQNSSDKPKKLSEFFLDKLGQSQDWTVFRVARQAARLGCHCVAADLFGNLTTKVASEHYYFWLSSLNEFCKAEQLFTEPSLKLFNLTQSLAEATQHYEKGIVALKAATTPTHQLQFQCEYTRLRCDMLHAFKLLITASASIRTCPPPAIAPAVAMSTGVDLQKCGRMALQMQNCHGKLRQLGSAYSALQQASFDADPKTLENLTVLQEICLLLAYIIDVLILSNPMYGGKSTGNLQDVLDLQSQTSAKSSSRVMQACLKVLQNTQEALQRAEGQSVSHLHSDCLFQACHTLLLVPIGYPRYFFQSLQSTAIKLAVSPTPRGVGEPIMVHVNTRLALKVEGVIQHGQKPGLFRKIKQVTLHVTSSITQRHSKSSEHSKQTEPSSNDLRQNVEPHNDFFSTQFLLQFGIAGTHQVNVETTVIDEEGTIWKTGPKLSLNIKAYDDTLYQRPQTSQPPPPPSSQAMPAAQRSLSTNR; encoded by the exons ATGGCGACCGTCGCTGCACGGCTTACAAGTTTTGGAGAGGCAAATTATGGGGAACCTGAACAAGATGCTAACTCAGCTCTCATGGAATTGGATAAAG GTCTGCGTTCAACCAAAGTAGGAGAACAGTGTGAAGCTATTGTGCGCTTTCCACGGATGTTTGAGAAATACCCATTTCCAATTCTTATTAACTCTGCATTCCTCAAATTAGCTGATGTTTTTAGAGATGG AAATAATTTTCTACGCTTGTGTGTACTGAAAGTGACGCAACAAAGTGAAAAACAGCTTGACAAGATTCTGAACACTGACGAATTCCTGCGAAGGATCTTCTTCGTAATTCATAGCAATGATCCAGTTGCAAGAGCTATAACGCTCAG GGTTCTAGGTGGTATTGCCCCTATTATTGCTGAGCGTAAGAATGTCCATCACAGCATCAGAAGCGGCCTAGACTCTCACGATAAAGTCGAGCTTGAAGCTGCTATATTTGCTGCAAATAGATTTGCTGAACAGTCAaa agtTTTTGCGGTTGGCATTTGTAACAAGTTGTCTGAGATGATAGAAG GTCTTGCTACGCCAGTTGAAATGAAGTTAAAGCTAATTGAAATATTTGAACACATGCACCATGATGGTGCTTCAGCTTTCAAAGTGCGCCACCTATGTGTCAGCAAGTTGCAGTCGTATCCAGCCCGCGATTTTGTACTTGTTACATTGCACACGATGTCAAAACTGGCTAGCATGTCATTGGTAGATATTCCAGAACAG ATTTGCCTTCTTCTCAAGTACTTGCATAATGACCCACGACATACAGTGAAAACAATCGCTCTTCAGGACCTACACATGCTGGCTAACAAAGCACCACATATGTGGACGACGGAGAACGTGGACAGCCTGTGCGAATTTTGTTCGACGACTACCTACAACGGGTTAATCATTGGCGCCCTTACAGTGCTTAGTGCTCTGTCCAAGACAGTCGCATTGAACATTTTAGATCTTGCTCACA ATTCAAGAGTTGTAAAGTTATGTGGAGACTTCTGCTACGTTCCCAATGTCACCATAGCGTCACATTCCATCCAAATCATGACAAATATCGCCACAAAAGGTCTGCCTCAATCACAGGCAAAGTCAGTTGTGCAAGAGGTTTCCATGGCTACCGAATCTCTCATTATGATATGCGCATTGCAGGATGGAAAGGATGCTATCAATGCTATTAAA ATTGCATTGACCTGTGTTCGAAGCCTATGCCAGGCGCATTCATCTTTATCTCCCGAATTTGTCGAAAATCTATGCAGCTTAGTGGGCAGTTCAACTG GTAAAGTTGCTGTTCTTCTTTGTCAGTGCTTAGTGACATTAGCTCAGTTTGATCCATCTTTAGTGTGTGCTTATAGAAATAGTTTGCAGGAGTTACTCAACATAACAGCTCAGTCTAGTATGGATGAAACGCAGCAAAAGCTATTT atatcaGTTGCGGCTCTTCTTCTGTTAAGTCAGAACAGCTCAGACAAACCTAAGAAACTGTCTGAATTCTTTTTGGACAAGTTAGGCCAGTCACAGGACTGGACTGTGTTTAGAGTGGCACGACAGGCAGCTAGGCTT GGTTGTCATTGTGTTGCTGCAGACCTCTTTGGAAATCTAACTACAAAA GTAGCTTCTGAGCATTATTACTTCTGGTTGTCAAGCCTGAATGAGTTCTGCAAAGCTGAGCAGCTGTTTACGGAACCTTCCCTGAAACTGTTTAACTTGACACAAAGTTTAGCTGAGGCAACTCAACATTATGAAAAGGGGATAGTTGCGTTGAAG gCTGCAACAACCCCAACCCATCAACTACAATTTCAATGTGAGTACACCAGGCTAAGATGCGATATGCTGCATGCATTCAAACTGTTAATCACAGCCTCAGCCAGCATCAGGACATGCCCACCACCTGCCATTGCCCCGGCAGTAGCCATGTCAACTGGCGTAGATCTACAAAAGTGTGGTCGCATGGCGTTAcag aTGCAAAATTGTCATGGTAAGCTGCGTCAACTTGGTAGTGCTTACTCAGCATTACAACAAGCTTCATTTGATGCAGACCCTAAGACACTGGAGAACCTCACTGT ACTGCAAGAAATATGCCTTCTGTTAGCATACATCATTGATGTACTTATACTAAGCAATCCGATGTATGG TGGAAAATCTACTGGGAATCTACAGGATGTGTTAGACTTGCAGAGCCAGACGTCTGCTAAAAGTTCCAGCAGGGTGATGCAGGCATGTTTAAAGGTTTTACAAAACACGCAAGAAGCCTTGCAAAGGGCTGAAGGGCAGTCTGTATCACACCTG CACTCGGACTGCCTGTTCCAAGCTTGCCATACATTACTCCTTGTGCCTATTGGGTATCCACGCTACTTCTTCCAGTCACTGCAGTCAACAGCTATCAAG TTAGCAGTGTCTCCAACCCCTAGAGGTGTGGGAGAGCCAATCATGGTACACGTCAATACCAGATTAGCGTTAAAGGTTGAAGGTGTAATACAACATGGACAAAAACCAG gtTTATTTCGGAAGATAAAGCAAGTAACTCTACATGTGACATCTTCGATTACACAGCGTCATTCCAAATCAAGTGAGCATTCTAAA CAAACTGAGCCATCTTCAAACGATTTGCGCCAGAATGTAGAGCCTCACAATGACTTCTTCAGCACACAGTTCCTCCTTCAATTTGGCATAGCCGGCACACATCAAGTCAACGTGGAAACAACCGTTATAGATGAAGAAGGAACCATATGGAAGACGGGACCAAAACTATCTCTTAACATCAAAGCGTACGATGACACGTTATACCAGCGCCCTCAGACATCACAGCCTCCACCTCCGCCATCATCACAAGCAATGCCAGCTGCTCAGAGGTCACTAAGTACCAatcgataa